The window TGCCCGGTACGATATAGACGGGGCAGGCAAGCGCGCCGGCGTGGGCGCTGAAATGCGACACCAGCGGCCCGGGCGGGCCTTCGGCTGCTGCGCCCAGCACCAGCGCTGCAATGTCTGGATTGTCGGCGATGTAATCCTTGATGACGGCCTGCCCCTCGCCTGTCCGTACGGCAATGGTAGGCATCCGGCCGCTTTCGGTGAATAGATTACCTGCCGCGCTGGTTGCCAGAACCTCAGCCCGGTCGCGTGCTTCTTCTTCGATCGTTGCCTGGATGGTGCCGAATGCATTGAAGTTTTCGCGCGGGACGAGCGCAAGGATATGCAACCGTCCGCCGGTGTTGGCGACCCGGCGCGAGGCGAACCGCAGCGCCTTTCGCGCTTCCTCCGTCTCGTCCATAATTACCAGGTAAACGCGCATCACAATCTCCCACCAGACGCTCGCGGCGCAGGCCTGACTATCGTTTGAAAACGTATGCGTTGCAAGCTGGCCGCGTTCTCCGGCGATTTCCGTAGCGTTCAGCCTTGCCCGTCAGTTGCAAATTGTCCATCAGAGCAAGGCTGGCCGTATCGCGGTCACGGTACCGACCAGAAGGGGCCTTGCCAGAAGCCATGCCGATCCAGATTCGAATGCCCGCATTGTCCCCCACGATGGAGGAGGGCACGCTTGCCAAATGGCTGCTGAAAGAAGGCGACGCAGTTGCCTCGGGCGATATCATGGCGGAAATCGAGACCGACAAGGCGACCATGGAATTCGAGGCGGTGGACGAAGGCACCATCGCGCAGATCGTGATTGCGGAAGGCACGGAAAACGTGAAAGTCGGCGATGTGATCGCAATTCTGGCCGAGGACGGCGAAAGCGCCAAGGACGTGGCGGCTGCCGGCACGGGTGATGGAGAGGATGTAGCTGAAGTTAAGCCCGCTGCTGCTACCGCCGATGAAGCGTCCAGCAGCGATGAAGCAGTGCCCGCTAAAGCTGCTTCGCGCTCCTCGCAATCCGCGACGGAGCAAGCAGACGCGAAACCGTCCGCTGCGCAGAAATCTACCAGCGACCGCATCATTGCGTCGCCGCTGGCCAAACGCATTGCAGAGCAGAAGGGCATCGACCTCGCCTCCGTCACCGGTTCAGGCCCGAACGGGCGTATTGTAAAAGCCGATGTGGATGGCGCGAAAGCCGGTGCTGCGCCTGCCCAGACGGCGCCGTCCGATGCCACGATGCCTGCACCGAAAGTGCCCGTCAAAACTCCTGCCGAAAGCGAGTTCGGCGCGCCATACGAAGCGCAGAAGCTCAACAATGTGCGCAAGGTTATCGCGCGTCGCCTGACCGAGGCGAAGCAGACCGTGCCGCATATCTATCTAACCGTGGACGTCCAGCTGGATGCGCTGCTCAAGCTTCGCAGCGAGCTCAATGCTACGCTGGAAGCGGACGGGATCAAGCTGTCGGTCAACGATCTGCTGATCAAGGCGCTGGGCCGCGCGCTGGCCCGCGTTCCGCAATGCAACGTCAGCTTCCAGGGCGACGAACTGCACCAGTACTCGCGGCAGGACGTGTCAGTCGCCGTGGCCGCGCCGTCTGGGCTGATAACACCGATCATCGTAGATGCCGGCCGCAAGGGCCTCGCCCAGATCAGCACCGAGATGAAGGAACTGGCGGACAAGGCACGCGAGGGCAAATTGCAGCCGCACGAATATCAGGGCGGCACCGCCAGCCTGTCCAACCTCGGCATGTTCGGTACCAAGCAGTTCGACGCGGTCATCAACCCTCCGCAGGGCATGATCCTGGCCGTGGGCGCTGGCGAGAAACGCCCGCATGTGATCGACGGCGCGCTCGGCATCGCTACTGTAATGAGCGCCACCGGCAGCTTCGACCACCGCGCCATCGACGGCGCGGACGGCGCCCAGCTGATGAGCGCGTTCAAGGAATTGTGCGAAGCGCCGATGGGGCTGGTGGTCTAATGACCGATCGCATTCCTTTCATCCGCACCACCGCCATGCCGGCCGATACCAACCCCTATGGCGGGGTGTTTGGTGGCTGGCTGATGGCGCAGATGGCGCTTGCCGCGGGGTCGCTGGCGAGCCGTGAGGGGCAGGGGAAGGCGGTGGTTGTTTCTGCCACCGACTTTGCATTTCCGGGCGCGATGGCGGTTGGTGACGAGCTTAGCGTCTATTGTGACATTACGGCGACCGGGAACACCTCGCTCACCATCGCGGCGGAGGCCATTGCGCGCGAACGGAACGGCGATGCGACCACACTGGTCGCAAGCGGAACTTTCAAGTTCGTGCTGCTCGATGATGAGAACCGTCCGCGCGGTGTCCGTTTGCCGAATGAAGCGGCGCTGGAAGTGCCACCGACCATTCTGAAATCCGGCAATGACGCATGAGTTGGCCTGGCTGCACAAGAGCATCGCTTGGACGATTACCTGTTCTACAGCGCAGCAAACTTGGCAGGTGTTGCGTATGACCGATAAACCGTGTCATTTCGCCGCGCCCGAACGGGCCTTCAAGCGGGTCGACCGGGCACGCTGAACCCAAGCCAAAAGATGACGCAATGGGCGTATGCCGACTGTCACTCTCCTACAGACAAAACAGAGAATTCCGATGGCCGAAACCAATTATGACGTGATTGTGCTGGGCAGCGGACCGGGCGGCTATGTGGCCGCGATCCGGTGTGCCCAACTAGGTTTGAAAACAGCGATTGTGGAGCGGGAGAAGCTGGGCGGCATCTGCCTCAATTGGGGCTGCATCCCGACCAAGGCGCTGCTGCGCTCTGCCGAGGTGTTGCACTATATGCAGAACGCCAAGGATTACGGCCTGACGGCCACCGGAATCGAGGCCGATCTGGATGCGGTGGTGAAGCGTAGCCGGGGCGTGGCCAGCCAGCTCAACCAGGGCGTTACGCATCTAATGAAGAAGAACAAAATTGCGGTGCATATGGGGGAGGGGACGCTGACCTCCGCCACCACGCTGGACGTGAAGGGCGAAAAGGGCACGGAGACACTGTCCGCCAAACACGTCATCGTCGCCACGGGTGCGCGGGCGCGGGACTTGCCCTTCGCTCCAGCGGACGGGAAGCGCGTCTGGACCTACCGCCATGCCATGACGCCGACCGAAATGCCGACGAAGCTGCTTGTCATCGGCAGCGGTGCCATCGGGATCGAATTCGCCAGTTTCTACAATGATATGGGCGCGAATGTGACCGTGGTCGAAATGCTCGACCGGATCGTACCGGTAGAGGATGCGGACGTATCCACCTTCCTTACAAAATCGCTGACCAAACAGGGTATCACCATTCGCACTGCGACCAGCGTGGAGGATCTGGAAGTCGGCGCGAACGGCGTAACCGCCAGCATCAAGGGGCAGGACGGTAAGGTCGAGAAGGCCGATTTCAGTCACGTCATCGTCGCCATTGGCATCGTGCCGAACACCGAAAACATAGGCTTGGATAAACTTACCGAAATGGAGCGCGGCTTTATCCAGATCGACGACTATGGCCGCACTGGAACCAAGGGCTTGTGGGCTATCGGAGATTGCGTGCCCGGCCCATGGCTGGCGCACAAGGCCAGCCATGAAGGCGTGACCGCGGCAGAAGCCATCGCGCAGGAACTGGGCAACACAGACGTTCATCCGCACCCGCTCGACCGCAACAACATTCCCGGCTGCACCTATTGCCATCCGCAGGTCGCCAGCGTCGGCCTAACGGAGGCAAAGGCGACGGAGGCGGGGCATAAGGTGCGCGTCGGCAACTTCCCTTTCATCGGCAATGGCAAGGCTATCGCGCTGGGCGAGGCGGAAGGCTTCATCAAGACCGTGTTCGATGCCGGCACCGGCGAGTTGCTCGGCGCGCATATGGTGGGGGCTGAGGTTACCGAGCTGATCCAGGGCTATACCGTGGGCAAACAGCTGGAAACCACCGAGGCGGAACTGATGCAAACCATATTCCCGCACCCGACACTGTCGGAAATGATGCATGAGAGCGTGCTCGATGCCTACGACCGGACGCTGCATATGTAAGCCCGTCCGCCGGAACGGGTTTGCTGCGCCGCACGTTATATGCGGCAAGGAGAACCGCGATGGAATATGAAATGACGGACGAGCCGCAGCGCAGCGAAGGCGAACCGGAAGCGCCCGACTATGAGGATACGAGCGAAACCACCGAAGAGCATCGCGCGCTGATGAACCAATCCTCGGTCAAGCCGAGCCAGTATCCCAAATCCGAACTGGCGGCGCAGTCTCTCGTTCAGAAAAACAAGCTCAAGCAGCCGAAATAATTTGGGTCTACCCTACGGCGCGCATCATCTCCGCACACAGGATCGCGCCGTAGGTCCCCAACGCATAGCCCAGCACCGCAAGCAAAACGCCGACCGGCGCAAGGGCCGGGTGGAATGCAGCAGCGACCACAGGAGCGGACGCTGCTCCGCCCACATTGGCCTTGCTACCGACTGCAACGAAGAAAAACGGCGCGCGGATTATCTTCGCCACGACCAGCAGCAGAATAACGTGGAACAGCATCCAAACGAGGCCAATAGCCATGAACGCTGGTGCATCGCCCAGCATCAGGATGTTCATCTTGGTTCCGATTACGGCCACCAGCAGGAAAATGAACACGGTTCCGAACTTCGAGGCACCAACCCCCTCCAACTGACGCGCCGGCGTGAAGCTGGCGATCAGTCCAAGGGTAGTCGCGAAGACCACGACCCAGAAGAAGGTGCTGGCCATGACGCTGTCTTCACCATTCACAGACGCAAAATATGCACCAAGTGGCTGCGACAGAAGATGGCAGATTCCGACCACTGCAAACGCCACGCCAAGCAGCAGGACGAGATCGTTGGCTGTCGGGGTGCGCTCGACCGAACTGCTGAAATTCGCCATCTTGACCTTCAATCGCTCGATGGCGGAACTGTCCGCACCCAGCCACGCATCGACCTTCTCGCTCGCGCCCGCGCCATAAAGCAGGAACGCCATCCAGATATTCGCCACGATAATGTCCACTGCGATTAGCGCGGAGTAACGGGTCTGGTCGTATTGGTAAACTTCCAACATGGCAGTCTGGTTGGCGCCTCCGCCGATCCAGCTACCCGCCAGCGTTGCCAGTCCGCGCCAGGCAGCCTGATCACCGGTACCAAGGACGGACGGATCGAACTGCGCCACGATCCACAGCGCTAATGGACCGCCCAGAACAATACCGATGGTGGCGGTAAAAAACATGATCAACGCTTTGCTGCCAAGGCCAATGACACCCTTCAAATCGATACTCAATGTCATCAGGAACAGCGCGGCAGGCAGGAAATAATCCTTGGCGATGGTCCACAAGTTGGATTCGGTTACATCGATCAGCCCGAATGTCGTCATCAGCGATGGCAGCAAGTAAGCGACAAGAATGATGGGGACGAAGGTGTAGAATTTCTGCCAGCCCGGACGGCCGCGGGTGAAGAACACGAATGCCAGAACGGTCGCCAGCAGGCCGAAGATTATGCGATCGTCGGTGATCATCTTGGCGCCCCTCCCAAGGCGATTTTTTATTTCCCCACCCCCTGAAGTGGATTTTATGGCGGAAGAGGTGGGATTCGAACCCACGGTACGGTTCCCCGCACGACGGTTTTCAAGACCGTTGCATTCGACCACTCTGCCACTCTTCCGCAGTCGCGCATCGGCTAGCGATCCCCGGCGCATTTGTCACCTGCGCTAGGCCGTGTTTGCTTGTAGGACCGAACAAGTTCTGTTTGCGTTATAATTCATTGGCGGGTCACGCGCAGTGTGAGACAAGCCCAATCATGAGAAAAACTCCCCCTATGAAGCATCTCTTTGTCGCACTCGCCGCTACCGCCTGTGCTGTCCCGTCAGCGCCGATCGCCGCGCAGGATATGTCGTTCGATGCGTATAAGCAGCTGCTGATCGCCCGCGCCCGCGCCGAGGGAGTCAGTGAGCCGACGATTCGCCGCATGACCAGCGACTTGACGCCGAACTCCCGCGTGATCGAGCTCGATCGGGGTCAGCCTGGATCGCCCACGAGGCGCGGTTATCCAGCGCTCCAACCCTATCTCGACAAGCATGTCGACAATGCGCGCATTTCTGGCGGCCAGCGAATGTACAGTGCGACGCGCGGCATCAGCAGCCGGCTGGAGCGCGAATACGGCGTGCCAGCGCAGATCATGGTCGCTATCTGGGGACATGAAACAAACTACGGCAGCTATACCGGCAATTTCGATCTGTCGCGCAGTCTGGCCACCTTGGCATGGGAAGGTCGCCGCCGCGACTTGTTCGAGGCTGAATTCGTCGATTTGTTGAAGGTCGCGGACAAGGGATATCCCCGCTCGCGCCTGAAAGGGAGCTGGGCCGGCGCGTTCGGCAATCCGCAGTTCCTGCCGAGCGTTTACCTGCGGCTGGCGCAGGATGGTGATAATGATGGTCGCGCGGATATTTTCGGCAATCGGGCCGACACGTTGGCGTCCATTGCCAATTATTTCCGTGATGCCGGATGGCGTCCCGGACAACCCTGGGGCGTACGCGCGAGTGTTCCGTCCAACCTTGACCGGCAGGCCATTAAAACCGACATGGTAGCCCCTGTGTGCCCTAGGGTGCACGAGCGGCACAGCAGCTGGAAAACCGTGGGTGAATGGAAACAATTGGGCGTCACGCCGCAGCGATACCTGGCCGACGACGTGATGACCTCGTTCTTCCAGCCGGATGGACCCGGCACGCGCGCATGGCTGTTAACGACAAATTATCGGGTTATCCTCGAATATAACTGCTCGAATTACTACGCTATGAGTGTGGGATTGCTTGCAGATGAGATTGCCCCTTGATGTTCGCCGCGGGTTCGACGCCCGCTTTCTGACCTTGGCCCTGGCCGCAGGGCTGGCTGGTTGTGCCGGTGGTTCCGCCAGTGACAGCCCGATGGCTGCCAGCGCCGCCACGCCCGTCAGCGCGGCTGACCGAGTGGGGCCGGGTGCCGATTATCCGCAGATCCTCGGCTCGTCATTTGTGGTGGACG of the Alteripontixanthobacter maritimus genome contains:
- a CDS encoding universal stress protein gives rise to the protein MRVYLVIMDETEEARKALRFASRRVANTGGRLHILALVPRENFNAFGTIQATIEEEARDRAEVLATSAAGNLFTESGRMPTIAVRTGEGQAVIKDYIADNPDIAALVLGAAAEGPPGPLVSHFSAHAGALACPVYIVPGSMAVEQIDRLA
- a CDS encoding pyruvate dehydrogenase complex dihydrolipoamide acetyltransferase encodes the protein MPIQIRMPALSPTMEEGTLAKWLLKEGDAVASGDIMAEIETDKATMEFEAVDEGTIAQIVIAEGTENVKVGDVIAILAEDGESAKDVAAAGTGDGEDVAEVKPAAATADEASSSDEAVPAKAASRSSQSATEQADAKPSAAQKSTSDRIIASPLAKRIAEQKGIDLASVTGSGPNGRIVKADVDGAKAGAAPAQTAPSDATMPAPKVPVKTPAESEFGAPYEAQKLNNVRKVIARRLTEAKQTVPHIYLTVDVQLDALLKLRSELNATLEADGIKLSVNDLLIKALGRALARVPQCNVSFQGDELHQYSRQDVSVAVAAPSGLITPIIVDAGRKGLAQISTEMKELADKAREGKLQPHEYQGGTASLSNLGMFGTKQFDAVINPPQGMILAVGAGEKRPHVIDGALGIATVMSATGSFDHRAIDGADGAQLMSAFKELCEAPMGLVV
- a CDS encoding acyl-CoA thioesterase — translated: MTDRIPFIRTTAMPADTNPYGGVFGGWLMAQMALAAGSLASREGQGKAVVVSATDFAFPGAMAVGDELSVYCDITATGNTSLTIAAEAIARERNGDATTLVASGTFKFVLLDDENRPRGVRLPNEAALEVPPTILKSGNDA
- the lpdA gene encoding dihydrolipoyl dehydrogenase; translation: MAETNYDVIVLGSGPGGYVAAIRCAQLGLKTAIVEREKLGGICLNWGCIPTKALLRSAEVLHYMQNAKDYGLTATGIEADLDAVVKRSRGVASQLNQGVTHLMKKNKIAVHMGEGTLTSATTLDVKGEKGTETLSAKHVIVATGARARDLPFAPADGKRVWTYRHAMTPTEMPTKLLVIGSGAIGIEFASFYNDMGANVTVVEMLDRIVPVEDADVSTFLTKSLTKQGITIRTATSVEDLEVGANGVTASIKGQDGKVEKADFSHVIVAIGIVPNTENIGLDKLTEMERGFIQIDDYGRTGTKGLWAIGDCVPGPWLAHKASHEGVTAAEAIAQELGNTDVHPHPLDRNNIPGCTYCHPQVASVGLTEAKATEAGHKVRVGNFPFIGNGKAIALGEAEGFIKTVFDAGTGELLGAHMVGAEVTELIQGYTVGKQLETTEAELMQTIFPHPTLSEMMHESVLDAYDRTLHM
- a CDS encoding DUF819 family protein, which produces MITDDRIIFGLLATVLAFVFFTRGRPGWQKFYTFVPIILVAYLLPSLMTTFGLIDVTESNLWTIAKDYFLPAALFLMTLSIDLKGVIGLGSKALIMFFTATIGIVLGGPLALWIVAQFDPSVLGTGDQAAWRGLATLAGSWIGGGANQTAMLEVYQYDQTRYSALIAVDIIVANIWMAFLLYGAGASEKVDAWLGADSSAIERLKVKMANFSSSVERTPTANDLVLLLGVAFAVVGICHLLSQPLGAYFASVNGEDSVMASTFFWVVVFATTLGLIASFTPARQLEGVGASKFGTVFIFLLVAVIGTKMNILMLGDAPAFMAIGLVWMLFHVILLLVVAKIIRAPFFFVAVGSKANVGGAASAPVVAAAFHPALAPVGVLLAVLGYALGTYGAILCAEMMRAVG
- a CDS encoding lytic murein transglycosylase, whose product is MKHLFVALAATACAVPSAPIAAQDMSFDAYKQLLIARARAEGVSEPTIRRMTSDLTPNSRVIELDRGQPGSPTRRGYPALQPYLDKHVDNARISGGQRMYSATRGISSRLEREYGVPAQIMVAIWGHETNYGSYTGNFDLSRSLATLAWEGRRRDLFEAEFVDLLKVADKGYPRSRLKGSWAGAFGNPQFLPSVYLRLAQDGDNDGRADIFGNRADTLASIANYFRDAGWRPGQPWGVRASVPSNLDRQAIKTDMVAPVCPRVHERHSSWKTVGEWKQLGVTPQRYLADDVMTSFFQPDGPGTRAWLLTTNYRVILEYNCSNYYAMSVGLLADEIAP